The DNA sequence CCGCAGCCGGGCGCGCTGATCGACTTCGTAGAAACGTACCGGATAATCCTTAATGAAAACACTCATGCCTACCCTTCCTCCTGCTTGAGCCGAACCAGCGTCGCCCCCCAGCCGCCGCCGGAGCCGTCCGCCAGGCGGAAGGCCGCGACCTCGGGCAGACGCCCGAGAATCGCATGAACCCGTCGTTGCAGGATCCCCTGCCCCTTGCCGTGAATGATGCGCACGTCGAAAATGCCCTTTTCCCGGCAGGCCGCAAGATAGTCGGGGATGAGCGTGCCGACTTCGCGGGGCTGAAAGGTATGCAGGTCAAGCACCCCGTCGATGGGCAGCTCGACCGGCTCCAATTCCTCGAAATCCTCGTCCACCGTCAACTCCGGTTGGCGTCCGCCACCTGGTCGTTCCAGGTCCAGTAGTCGTAGATGTAGCCGACGCCGAGCAGCCCACCGGAGACGAGGTAGAGCAACCCGGTGATCCACTTGCCGATGTACATGCGATGGACGCCGAAGAGGCCGAGATAGGTGAGCAGCAACCAGGCCAGGTTGTAATCGTAGCGCCCCTGGCTGTAGCGGTTTTCGGCCTTGTCGGCCATGGAGGGGATGAGAAAGAGGTCGACAATCCAACCGATGAGAAAGAGTCCAAAGGTGAAGAAGTAGATGGTGCCGGAAATCGGCCGGCCGTAATAGAAGCGGTGCGAGCCGGTGAAGCCGAAGATCCAGAGCAGATAGCCGATGAGATTGCCGTGGGTGCCGTCGAGCAGGGGCATGAGGGAACTCCCAGGTTAGAGGACAAAGGATAAAGGCAAAACAGGGGGATTGTACGCGCGGGGGCGTCGGGATGCAACCCTGCCGACGGTCGCGGGAAGGTCGCGGAGGGAGCGAATCAGGCGGCGAACTGGCGGGCAATGTCGTTGTCGATGACGTAGATGCAGACTTCCTTGGCGCCGTGACGGGTGTACTGGTAGCGGGCGCAGAGGTTGGTGATGAGAAAGGTGACGTCATCGCGGATGCGCTGGTCGTAGGTCTTGAAATCCTCCTTGCCGAAATCCTTGATCGCCCGACGGAAATTTTCGTTTTCGAGGAAGGGGTCGAGGACGCGCTCCTTGAGATTGTGGATGTAGCGCTCGCGCAGGGTCTGATAGAGGCTGGTCTCGATGATCTTGCGCCCTTCGAGCATCATTTCCTGGGTCAGGGCCTTGACTGTGTATTCCTTCTGCACGTCCTTGCGGAAAAGGTGGCGGCTGTCGCTGCTCGCGCCGGAGCCGAGCAGGCGGCTTTCAATGCCGGCAAGAAGTTCTTCGGTGATTTCCAGCTTCTCGCCGGTGAAGGTGCAGACCTCCTTGGATCCGAGCTTGAAGTTGACGGCGAAGAGGTAGTTGCGGATGTCCCGGGAAATCTGCTCCTCGTTGTAAGAATAGAGGGATTCCTTGACCTCTTGCAGCACCGTGTAGTCGTACATGCGCGTCAGCGAATCGAGGATGCTTTCGGTCACCACCGTCGCCAGGTCGGTGCGCACCTTGGTAAAGTATTTCACCAGGATCGACATATCGATGAGCTTGTCCTTGCGCGCGTAGGTCGAGAAGAAGTCGTTGAAAATCTTCAGGGAATCCCGCCCGGAGAGGCCCTTGTCCCCTTCCAGCTCCGATTCGGCGATGATGTTGCGTCGGCGCTTGGCGGTGAGGCGCTTGACATCCTCGTCGTCGAGCCACTTGGGAATGTTGCCGGTATAGATCTCCATCTTCAGCAACATCAGGTTGTCGTCGCAGTAGTGGCGGTACTTGACCGGATGGGCGATCCACTCGCTCATGGCCGGGCTGTGGCTCTTCAGCCGCGTCGAGATGATGACCCGGGCGAAGTTGTGCAGCACCCGGGGGAGGAAGCTGTTGTCGATATGGGTACCGAATGTGTTGCGGTAGATCTCCACCTCGGTGTTGAGGTCGAGGACATAGGGCACCTTGATATATTCGATGCGGTCGAGAAACGATTGGAAGCCCTGGATATTCTGTTTGTCCTCGGGATTCATCAGGGCGATGAAAAGGGAATTGACGTTTTCCTCCGTGTCTTCGACCTTATGCAGCCCTTCGCTGATAATGTTGTGCAATTCGATCAAGCGTTCGGTGTTGTGCGACTTGATGTCCATCAGGGCATAGATGCCATTGTTGGTTTTGGCGTAGCGGGAGAAGAGGTACTTGACCTTGTTGCTGTCGCGCAGCAGGGTATTGATGCGGTTCTGCAGAATGTCGTTGGTCAGGATGTTCTGCTTGACCGGCTTGTCGCCGGGGGTGAAGACGCTGATCCCCTCGCCGAGACTGCGGCTGAACTGATAGGGTCGGGCGAAGATCATGCGGTAGACATCGAGGGGATTGCCGACCTTCTCTAACAGGGCCAGGTAGAGGGAACGGCAGATGGTGCAGGGGGTGCCGCGAAAGACCCATTCGAATTCCTTGTCCGTCAGCAGCCGCTCCCGGGTGGCGGGATCGTCGAAGAGTTGCTCGAAAAATTCGCGACGCAGGGACTTGGGGATCATCAGGATCGGGTTGTCGTGGCTGGGACAGGGGACCTCGACGTAATCCTCGGAAGCGTACATCGCCTCCTTGGTCTCGATCAGCTCGTTCTGGCCGAATTCGTATTCGTCAAGCAGATGGGAGAGCTTGTCGAGAAAGTGATCGGCGTTGCGCGCCGGGATGCTGGCGAGATTCTTCCGGCTCAGGCGCCAGACCACCTCGTAGCGCCGCCCTTCGGCGGTGTTGGCGTAGCGCTCGAACTTGAGCAGCAGATTGTTGAGAAAGGTACTCTTGCCGCTCCCCGGCGGACCTTCGAAGATGTAGATCTTGTTCTGCTGGGCGCCACGCTTGAGCGATTCGACCAGGGAAACGAGGCGGTTGGCGAAAAGACGGTCGGCGAAGAAGGGGTTGTCCGTCCCCTCGACGAAGAGCTTGGAGCAGTTGTAATGCATGTAATGGATCGATTCAGGATCGTTGGGGTATTCGTCGAGACCTTCCGCGACGTGACTCTTCACCAGATCGTGAAAGATCTGAAAGGCGTTGCGCAGCACCCGGTCGGGCTGCTCGGTCAACACTTTGAGAAACTCCTCGAAGGGCATGGGCGCGAGGGGCTCCCACTCGCTCATGCGTTTGACGACCAGATCCAGTGCCTTTTCGATACGATCCATAACCCTATCCCGTGCGCTCGCGCTAGATTTTTCGGAGACGCCTCAACCTCGCGGCTCAGGCCTCGACCGCGCCCAGCACGTAACGGCTGAGCTGACGGTCCTTCATGGTGTAACTGACCCGCTGCCAGCGCAGCTTGCGCGGGGTTTCCGGCTCCGGCGCCGTCGCCGGCCCCCAACCGCCATCCACCTCGGAGGGCCGCTCCCGTTCGACCTCGCTGGTCTCCAGTTGCACCGGCGCGCCCCAGAGAAATTCGATCCCCATCAGGGTATTAGACAGATATTCCCCGATCAGCGGCTTCCCCTCGAAGCGATGATCGAGCTTCAGGGTTTCGCCGGATTCCCCTTTAACCACCTCGATCGCCGGCGGGTGGTAGAGACTGTCGAGGACCATTTTCCGGTAGTCCTCGGCCTTGCGGCTCTTGACGTAGATCTCCCAGGTGCCGCGCTCGCGGTTCAGACGCCGGTCGGCGACGAAGAGCCGGTAGCGGTCGACGAAATCCTGGTCGATGAAGCGGTTGATGAAGAGAAAATCGCTGAGATTCTCGCGGATGGCGAAGATCGTCTGTTTGCCGGCGCCGAGTCCGGCATTGAAGCTTTCCCGCTCATGGCTGTCGCGCAGGCGCTCGAAGTCGTAACTCATCCGCCCCTTGTCGGCCATTTCCTCCAGATACTGGAAGAGGCGCATGCCCAGGGCGTAGGGGTTCATCCCTACCCGCGGCATCGCCGTCACACCAGCGTGGGCGCGGGCGAACTCGATTTCGTGACCGCTGATGCGCTCATCCTCCATGAAGAGCTTTTCGTGCCAGTAGCTGGCCCAACCCTCGTTCATGATCTTGGTGCGGATCTGCGGCTGGAAGTAGACGGAGGTCGAACGCACCACCTCCATCACCGACTTCATCCAGCGGTTTTCTTCCTTGTTGAGAAAGGGGGAGTGGTCCATCAGATATTGCAGCAGATCCCGCCGCCGGGGGGCGGGGGCGCGGCGGCTCTTCTCGTAAAGGGCCTCGAACTCGGGATGGCGGCTCGCCACCTCGGCGAAAAAGGCCGCCTCGCACTGGCTGCCGAACTCGCGCCGGCACTGGTTGTAACGTTCGATCTCCTTGACGTAGAAGCTGATTTTGGCCTTGCTGCGGTTCTGCAGAAAGACGTCGAAATAATAGTCGACCCGGGTTGAGCCGCTGCCGGCGGCGGGGCCGTCAGCCCGCGCCAAGTCGTCGTAGTAGCCGACCAGATTGTCGATCCCCCGGGAGAATTCGATGACGTAATCGACCCACCGCCCCTTTTCGGAACGCAGGCGGTTGATCAGGCGCTTGTCAGCCAGCGCCCGGCCGGTCAGGTCGAAATTCCAGGTGTGCTGGAAGAAGCTGTTGTTCTGGAAGAAATCGATGTGGCCGAGAACGTGATAGAAAATCATCACGTTGAGCCAATCGGGATTGTTGTCGTTGTAGAAGGAAATGGCCGGGCGGGTGTTGATGACCGTCTCGTAGGGATTACCGGGATAGAGTTCGTAGCGCCCCTTCTCCTTGAGCACCTCCACATCCTGCACCCAGTAGTCGTACAGGGTCGGAATCATGACCTTGGGCGAGAGTTCAAGCAGATCGCGATTGGTCACGATATATTCGAGGGTCTCGTTGTCGAAACGCAGCCCGGCCGACCGCGCCCGCTCCTTGCAGCCCTCCATGATCCTCTTGGTATGCTGGTCGATGAGTTGCATAGGTCAGGCCCGAGGATAAAGGAAAAAGGATCGAGGAAAATCGATTCCTCGTTCCTGGTTCCTCGCTCCTTTTTCCTTTCAAGAAATCAGCGTTTTGATCCCCTCGATCAGGCGCGGCTCCTGGGCGTCCTCGCCCATGACGTCGAGCCGGAGCAGCTCGGGATGGGCTTCGAGCAGACCGGAAGAGCGCAGGTAGCGCTGCACCTCGGTCGAGCCGCTGGTGCTCTGGGTGCTGTAGTGCTCGGCGACGGTGATGCCGATGCGGCTGACGTAGCCGAGCATCTTCTTCAACTCTTCGAGCGCCTCGGCGCCGGTGGAATCCCAGTCGTCGCCGTCGGTGCCGTGGAAGACGTAGATGTTGTAATCCTTGGCCAGACTTTCTTTATCGACGATTTCGTTGACCATGCGGTAGGCCGAGGCCACCTTCGTCCCCCCCGCCACCTTCGAGTTGTAGTAGCTGTAGAAGTCCGGCACCTCGCGGGCATCGACGTCATGCAGAATAAAGCGCGTCTCCACCTGCTTTTCGTACTGGTAGAGCAGCCAGCTGTAGATGAGCACATGCTGGGTCACGACAATGTCGGTGGACTTGCCGGCCATGGAACCGGAATAGTCGCGGAGGAAGAAGACCAGGGCCTGGGATTCGTAATCCTTCTCCCGGGACAGGACCCGATAGATTTTGTCGTTGGGGGCGATCAGCAGGCCGGTGGTGTCGATGTTCTCTACGTCGGGGATATTGCCCAAGGCGAGGTTGGTCTTGAGCACGCTGCGCAAGGTCGCCTTCTTGTCGAGGATCTGGCCGAAGCCGCGATTGCGGTCGGTGAGATCGTAGACGTAGCGGGAGAGCGCGCGCTTTTTCCCCTTGTCGCGCAGGTTGGGAAGGGCGAACTGCTCGGAAAGGATGCGCCCGAGATCGTAGGCGCTCGACTCGATCTCGTGGCCGCCGCCTCCGCCCTGCCCAGCTCCGCCCTCCCCCTCGCCCGGCGCGGGCCGTACCGGCGCCTCGCCGATGACCTCGCCTTCCTCGCCCTCGCCGGAACCGCCGTCCGGCGCCCCCTCTTCCGGCGGCTGGAAGGTCGGATCGTGCATCAGCTTCTCTTCGACGGTGGTCGGCACCACCACGACCTTGTCGTCCCCGCCCCGGCCGGGTCGGATCATGCGCCCAACGCGGATCTTGCGGGGAAAGCCGTCCTCCTCCCGGCGCTTGTCACGCTCCAGCAACTGGTCGAGGGAACGGGCGCGCAGGGCATGGGAGGCCATGCCGGCGGCCGCGCCCGGCAGGGCGCAAATCACGGCCTCGGCCAGCCACTTCCGCCAGCGTCGCCCTTCCTCCGGAGCGACCGCGAGGGGCGGCGCCAGGGGATTTTTCTTTCCGAAATCGCCGCTCATGCGCCCTACCCCTCATCCTCCTGGGTACAGAAATACTCGATCGTCTTCTGGGCGCAGGTGCGGCAGTAGCCGAGTTTGCCCAGCATGGTGTCGATCATGCGGTCGTAGAGCTTCTGGTTTTCCTCGTTGGTGCGGTTGGCCAGCGCCCCGATCAGGCTGCCGGCGCCGGCGATATCCGACTTGAGGCGCACGTCGGTGACCGCCTTGACCAGTTCGAGGTTATCCATGAAATCGTAATTGGGATCGACGGAGATCTTCTGCCCGTAGATCTTGCGTACCGAGGTGCGAAAGGCGTCGCGCTGCTCCTCGGTTTTCAGACCGAGGCGGTCCTCGACGTTGTGCACGTAACGTTCATCGATCTTCAGCGCCCGCAGCTCGCCGGTCTGGGGATCCTTGTACTTCCACATTTTGTCCGGCCCGAGGTTCTCGGCGTCGATGCCGATGATGGTGTTGACGTAGTTCATCACGTCCTTGCGGATGGCGTAGGGCTCGTCCATGTAGGCGTTGAACATTTCGGTCATCACCCGTTCCCGGTAGAGGCCCCGGGCGACCTTGAGATCCTCCAGATACTTGGCCCGGTCGTGGGCGTCGGCGACGTAGTCGAGAATCACCCGCTCGATGGCGCCAAAGACGTCGTAGGCAACCATGCAACGCCCCTCGTTGGTCTCGGAACTCTCTACCAGCAGCTGGATCGCCCGCCCGAGGTTGCGCTGGCCGAGGCCGCGCTGGCCGAAACGCTTGGTGATGTCGGGGTCCTGATTGAGCTTGTCGATCACCTCGGCCAGAGCCTTGAGGCTCTTCTCGCCGGCCACCTCGCCGGCCGCCAGCTTCATCGTTTCCACCGGCGTCAGTTTTTCCGAGTGGGGCAGCCGCGAGAGGATTACGCCGATAGAGGCGGCGTAGTTGAGATTCGGATCCTGATGGAGGTCCTCGCGGGTCAGGGTGGTCTTGGTGTCGCTGCCGATGGCGTAGGCGGTCAGGTGCTTCTGCATGCGGTAATTGGTGTTGTGGGAAACGTAGCAGATGCGGCAGCGGTCGACGATGGGCGCCTCTTCCTTCTCGGCGAGAAAGCGGTTGAATTCGGCGTTGTTGCTGGTGGCGATGATGAGGGAATCGATGGGCCAGCGGTAGCCATCGATCTCGATCACCCGGTTCTGGATGACGCCGAGGTAGACCTGCACCAGGTCCTTCTTGTTCTTATAGATTTCGTCGGAGAAGTGGATGCCGCCCCCCGCCACCCGCGCCAGGGCGCCGCGCCGCAAGTCGAAACGGTAGGGGTTGTTGGTGTCGCTGATATGGAGCAGGCGCTGGATCGACTCCTCGCCGAGCAGGTCGACGGCGCTGGAGGTGATCTTGTCCTTGGCGGCGTACTTGCCGGTGACGGTGCCGAGGCTTTCGGTCAGCGGGACCGGCACCACCTTGATGAAGCCGAGCATGGCGTCGAGATCGCCACCGGCATGGGTACGCAGATCGTTCCAGATATAGGCGCTGCACGCCCCCAGGGGGCGATAGTTGAGATAAAGATCGTCGAGGGCTTTATCGGAAAAACCCTGGCGGGCAAGAAATTCGCGGGTTTCGGCCGGGCTGTCGAAGAGATTCATGGCCAGGATCAGGGGATCTTCGTAGGTCTGCGATTCGATCACGCCGATCCGCCCGTAGCTCCCCAACTTATCGAGGCCGACGAACTGGAAGGTATATTTGCGGTTTTCCTCCCGGGCGATGAACTCGCGGTACTTGCCACAGAGAAACTCGACGAAGTAAGTCTTGCCATTGCCCGGTTCGCCGACCAGGACAAAGGCCATCTCTTTCGACGAACCGCCCTCGGCGGCATCTTTGACGAAGGAGACGAAACTGTTGATCTCGTCGTACATGCCGATGACGTGCTTGCGCCCCTCGCGGAAGATCTGGAAGTCGTAGGTGGTCTTGCCGTTGACCACGACCTTTTCGATGGGCTTTTCAAGAATCATGCGGGCCACGCCCTGAAAGGCGTTCTCGAAACGGCGCGTTCCGTCCTTGACCGCTTGCAGGTGATGCAGCAGCGAACCCGGCTCCCCTTTGTTTTTTCGGTTGGTCATTTCGCCTATCCCCCGTTGTTCAGTTGGCTATTATCAAAGGCCAATCTCATTAGCTTCTGCATACGACTAAACTGGCCTTAATTATGTTACTAGAGGAAATCGGTTTGGAAAGTGGGAAAGACTTTTTTTCCGTAACAGCACGCATAAACGCGAAGAGGAGCCGCCAGGGCTCCTCTTCGTGGGACATCGTCAATTTTTCGGGCAGGAAATCAGGCCTGAACCACTTCCTTGACCCCGGGCACCTTCTCTTTCAGGGTGCGCTCGATCCCCATTTTCAGGGTCATGGTCGACATCGGACAGGACCCGCAGGCACCTTGCAGACGCACTTTGACGATGCCGTCTTCGGTCACGTCGATCAGTTCCACATCGCCACCGTCGGCCTGCAGAGCGGGACGTACCAGGTTCAAAGCCTCTTGCACTTTCTGTTTCATCGAAATTCTCCTCTGGTCTTAAATCACTGAAAAAAATCCCCTGACGGGGCGCTTGAAAACAACACTTCCGTAAATTCTTTCTCGATATCCGGACTGATCAAAGATGGGCGTTTTTCATCGGCCCGCCCCCTAGAACATCGGCGGCAACGGCAACTCTGCCAGACTCCGCGCGCAGAGCAGCTTCGGCTCGCCGACTTCCTTGCCCTGCACCAGCACCTTGAAGGTATCGCCCATGCCGCCGTCGGGCATGATCAGATTCTTCAGGGTCAGGCGCAAGACCCGCGCCTCTTTTTCATCGGCGGCGTGGGCCTCCATCTCGACCAGCACGTCGACAAAGCCGAGGCCGATGAGAAAGCGGCACTGCTCGCCGAAAAAGAACGGCGTCAGCCCCTGCTCTTTCCCCACCCGCTCCAAGGTGGTGAAATCGATATGGGCGGTGATGTCCTGATTGCCGACCCCCTGGTAGGGATTTTCGTTGGAGGTATGGCGGTGGTAGCACATCAGGGTGCCGCCCTGGCGCCAGGGGGCGTAGCGATCCGCCGCCGGATAGCCGTAATCGATGGTGATGACGAAGCCGCGCTTGAGGACGGCGCCGACCCGGGCCATCCAGCGCGGCGCCTCGAGATTGACTTCGGTGCGCTGCCCGTCGATCAGAGTCACCCCCAGCCCGGCAAGATGCGCCTCGATTTCGGGCGTGGACGGGGCGCGCAGCTCCTCGACGAAAGCGCCCTCCCGGTCGACAACATAGATCTCTTGCAGGCGACCGTCCCGCTGCTCCACCAGATGCACGGGGAAGGCATCGACCAGCTCGTTGGTGAGAAAGCAGCCTTCCATCCCCGCCAGCTCATCCAGCGTGCACCAGCGCAGATGCGCCTCGTGCTTGGCGAGCAGGGTCTTCTGCCGCTGCTGATGATCGGGACTGATCTCCACCAGGGCGTACTGCAGGGCCTGATAAAACTCCGGATGCTCGGCGGCGGCCGCGTCGAGAATGTCGAGACACAGATGCCCCTCCCCCGCCCCCTGTTCGGCGATGGTGAAAGGCCCTTTGCCGAGCAGGTGCCACATCTCCTCCAGCTGCCGGCAAATCAGCCGACCGAAGGCCGAATGGACGCTGGTCGAGGTAAAGAAATCCCCCCCCTTGCCGATGCGGTCGCGGGGGGCCATGTAATAGCCGTATTCGGGATGATAGAGACAGTGGCCCATGAATTCGGCGAAGGTGATCCCGCCGCCGGCGTCGATCCGCTCACGGATAAAGGCTTCCAGCTCCGGCCGACCGGCCACGGACATTGGTTCGTTCATTGCTAAACACCCTTGGTAAACGTAATTAAAGCCGGGATTTTACATGAGGGGGGAAGGGATGACAAGAACGGAGTTGTGAAGAATTTCCGGATAACGATGGGAATGATCGGGGCGGTAGCGCCTCCGGGCGAAAGACGCGCCCTGCCATCCGTCGTAAGATAGGGGATACGCGTTACGTTATTGCGAAGAAAATACGCTTTGCAAACGACAACCTCCACCTCTTTCACGGTTTCAAACTGATAATATATCGGCTCAAGGCCTCAAGCTGTCGATCGTCAAACACATGCCCGTAAGAGGGCATGCCACCCGGTCGACCCTTACGGATACTCTCGATGATCTCTTCCCGGGAATTGCCATAGGTCAATTCCGAACGCTGGAGCGATGGGCCCCTTCGGCTTCCGCGACCGTTTCCGCCCGATCCATGGCAGGAGGTGCAAAGGTCGGAAAACAGAACCGCCCCCTCTCTGAAAAGCTCAAGATCGGTTGAGCCGGCGGGCGCAGCAGTGGCCGGCGGTGGGGGTTGTTGAGTTACATTCCGGCGGGAATCTTGATCGCAGCCGAGCAAAAGGCCCAAAAGGAGGGCTGGAGAGATGATCGTCAGGAGAGTGCGACCGTTGAATAGCATCAAAAAAACCCTCAGGAAAAGTCGGAACATTTTTCAACCTCTTGCGCAAACGTAATGTGAGTTTGAATTTTACATGAGGGGGGAAGGAATAACAAGAACGGTGTTGCGAAAGGAGTTGCCAAGCAAGTGGCCGGAAATTCCCCTTGACGAAAAAACCGTTCGACTATAAACACAAGGCATCTTCGCCTCGCCATCCCGCCGACCAACTTCCGACAACACCTCTTGGCCTGGCCGCCGCGCCACAAGGACACATCATGACGCCACTGGATCAGCTGCCGCTCGGACAACCGACCCAATATACCGATCGCTATGACAACCGCCTGCTCTGCCCGGTACCGCGCAGTCTCAAGCGGCAGGAACTTGGCCTTGGCGAACCCCTGCCCTTTGTCGGTGAGGATCAGTGGAACGGCTACGAACTCTCGTGGCTCAATCCCAAAGGCAAGCCGGTCGTGGCGCTGCTGCAGCTGCGCATCCCCTGTCACAGCCCCAACCTGATCGAATCCAAATCCCTCAAGCTCTATCTCAACAGCTACAACCAGACGCCTTTCGCTACGGAGGTGGCCGTGGCCGAACAACTGCGCGCCGACCTGAGCGCCGTCGCCGGAGCCGAGGTCGCGGTGGCCCTGAGCCGCCCGGACGACCTGGAACTCTGGCAGATCGTCCCTTTACCGGGACAGAGCCTCGACGATCTCGACATTACGGTCGACCGTTATCAGGTGGACAGCGATCTGCTGTATTGCCTGCCCGATGCCCCCGAAGTCGAGGAACGCCTTTACAGCCATCTGCTCAAA is a window from the Desulfuromonas acetexigens genome containing:
- a CDS encoding Smr/MutS family protein, yielding MDEDFEELEPVELPIDGVLDLHTFQPREVGTLIPDYLAACREKGIFDVRIIHGKGQGILQRRVHAILGRLPEVAAFRLADGSGGGWGATLVRLKQEEG
- a CDS encoding NINE protein codes for the protein MPLLDGTHGNLIGYLLWIFGFTGSHRFYYGRPISGTIYFFTFGLFLIGWIVDLFLIPSMADKAENRYSQGRYDYNLAWLLLTYLGLFGVHRMYIGKWITGLLYLVSGGLLGVGYIYDYWTWNDQVADANRS
- a CDS encoding serine protein kinase PrkA; the encoded protein is MDRIEKALDLVVKRMSEWEPLAPMPFEEFLKVLTEQPDRVLRNAFQIFHDLVKSHVAEGLDEYPNDPESIHYMHYNCSKLFVEGTDNPFFADRLFANRLVSLVESLKRGAQQNKIYIFEGPPGSGKSTFLNNLLLKFERYANTAEGRRYEVVWRLSRKNLASIPARNADHFLDKLSHLLDEYEFGQNELIETKEAMYASEDYVEVPCPSHDNPILMIPKSLRREFFEQLFDDPATRERLLTDKEFEWVFRGTPCTICRSLYLALLEKVGNPLDVYRMIFARPYQFSRSLGEGISVFTPGDKPVKQNILTNDILQNRINTLLRDSNKVKYLFSRYAKTNNGIYALMDIKSHNTERLIELHNIISEGLHKVEDTEENVNSLFIALMNPEDKQNIQGFQSFLDRIEYIKVPYVLDLNTEVEIYRNTFGTHIDNSFLPRVLHNFARVIISTRLKSHSPAMSEWIAHPVKYRHYCDDNLMLLKMEIYTGNIPKWLDDEDVKRLTAKRRRNIIAESELEGDKGLSGRDSLKIFNDFFSTYARKDKLIDMSILVKYFTKVRTDLATVVTESILDSLTRMYDYTVLQEVKESLYSYNEEQISRDIRNYLFAVNFKLGSKEVCTFTGEKLEITEELLAGIESRLLGSGASSDSRHLFRKDVQKEYTVKALTQEMMLEGRKIIETSLYQTLRERYIHNLKERVLDPFLENENFRRAIKDFGKEDFKTYDQRIRDDVTFLITNLCARYQYTRHGAKEVCIYVIDNDIARQFAA
- a CDS encoding SpoVR family protein; this translates as MQLIDQHTKRIMEGCKERARSAGLRFDNETLEYIVTNRDLLELSPKVMIPTLYDYWVQDVEVLKEKGRYELYPGNPYETVINTRPAISFYNDNNPDWLNVMIFYHVLGHIDFFQNNSFFQHTWNFDLTGRALADKRLINRLRSEKGRWVDYVIEFSRGIDNLVGYYDDLARADGPAAGSGSTRVDYYFDVFLQNRSKAKISFYVKEIERYNQCRREFGSQCEAAFFAEVASRHPEFEALYEKSRRAPAPRRRDLLQYLMDHSPFLNKEENRWMKSVMEVVRSTSVYFQPQIRTKIMNEGWASYWHEKLFMEDERISGHEIEFARAHAGVTAMPRVGMNPYALGMRLFQYLEEMADKGRMSYDFERLRDSHERESFNAGLGAGKQTIFAIRENLSDFLFINRFIDQDFVDRYRLFVADRRLNRERGTWEIYVKSRKAEDYRKMVLDSLYHPPAIEVVKGESGETLKLDHRFEGKPLIGEYLSNTLMGIEFLWGAPVQLETSEVERERPSEVDGGWGPATAPEPETPRKLRWQRVSYTMKDRQLSRYVLGAVEA
- a CDS encoding DUF444 family protein, with product MASHALRARSLDQLLERDKRREEDGFPRKIRVGRMIRPGRGGDDKVVVVPTTVEEKLMHDPTFQPPEEGAPDGGSGEGEEGEVIGEAPVRPAPGEGEGGAGQGGGGGHEIESSAYDLGRILSEQFALPNLRDKGKKRALSRYVYDLTDRNRGFGQILDKKATLRSVLKTNLALGNIPDVENIDTTGLLIAPNDKIYRVLSREKDYESQALVFFLRDYSGSMAGKSTDIVVTQHVLIYSWLLYQYEKQVETRFILHDVDAREVPDFYSYYNSKVAGGTKVASAYRMVNEIVDKESLAKDYNIYVFHGTDGDDWDSTGAEALEELKKMLGYVSRIGITVAEHYSTQSTSGSTEVQRYLRSSGLLEAHPELLRLDVMGEDAQEPRLIEGIKTLIS
- a CDS encoding serine protein kinase, translating into MTNRKNKGEPGSLLHHLQAVKDGTRRFENAFQGVARMILEKPIEKVVVNGKTTYDFQIFREGRKHVIGMYDEINSFVSFVKDAAEGGSSKEMAFVLVGEPGNGKTYFVEFLCGKYREFIAREENRKYTFQFVGLDKLGSYGRIGVIESQTYEDPLILAMNLFDSPAETREFLARQGFSDKALDDLYLNYRPLGACSAYIWNDLRTHAGGDLDAMLGFIKVVPVPLTESLGTVTGKYAAKDKITSSAVDLLGEESIQRLLHISDTNNPYRFDLRRGALARVAGGGIHFSDEIYKNKKDLVQVYLGVIQNRVIEIDGYRWPIDSLIIATSNNAEFNRFLAEKEEAPIVDRCRICYVSHNTNYRMQKHLTAYAIGSDTKTTLTREDLHQDPNLNYAASIGVILSRLPHSEKLTPVETMKLAAGEVAGEKSLKALAEVIDKLNQDPDITKRFGQRGLGQRNLGRAIQLLVESSETNEGRCMVAYDVFGAIERVILDYVADAHDRAKYLEDLKVARGLYRERVMTEMFNAYMDEPYAIRKDVMNYVNTIIGIDAENLGPDKMWKYKDPQTGELRALKIDERYVHNVEDRLGLKTEEQRDAFRTSVRKIYGQKISVDPNYDFMDNLELVKAVTDVRLKSDIAGAGSLIGALANRTNEENQKLYDRMIDTMLGKLGYCRTCAQKTIEYFCTQEDEG
- a CDS encoding NifU family protein, with protein sequence MKQKVQEALNLVRPALQADGGDVELIDVTEDGIVKVRLQGACGSCPMSTMTLKMGIERTLKEKVPGVKEVVQA
- a CDS encoding class I SAM-dependent methyltransferase encodes the protein MNEPMSVAGRPELEAFIRERIDAGGGITFAEFMGHCLYHPEYGYYMAPRDRIGKGGDFFTSTSVHSAFGRLICRQLEEMWHLLGKGPFTIAEQGAGEGHLCLDILDAAAAEHPEFYQALQYALVEISPDHQQRQKTLLAKHEAHLRWCTLDELAGMEGCFLTNELVDAFPVHLVEQRDGRLQEIYVVDREGAFVEELRAPSTPEIEAHLAGLGVTLIDGQRTEVNLEAPRWMARVGAVLKRGFVITIDYGYPAADRYAPWRQGGTLMCYHRHTSNENPYQGVGNQDITAHIDFTTLERVGKEQGLTPFFFGEQCRFLIGLGFVDVLVEMEAHAADEKEARVLRLTLKNLIMPDGGMGDTFKVLVQGKEVGEPKLLCARSLAELPLPPMF
- a CDS encoding c-type cytochrome yields the protein MFRLFLRVFLMLFNGRTLLTIISPALLLGLLLGCDQDSRRNVTQQPPPPATAAPAGSTDLELFREGAVLFSDLCTSCHGSGGNGRGSRRGPSLQRSELTYGNSREEIIESIRKGRPGGMPSYGHVFDDRQLEALSRYIISLKP
- the queF gene encoding NADPH-dependent 7-cyano-7-deazaguanine reductase QueF (Catalyzes the NADPH-dependent reduction of 7-cyano-7-deazaguanine (preQ0) to 7-aminomethyl-7-deazaguanine (preQ1) in queuosine biosynthesis); this encodes MTPLDQLPLGQPTQYTDRYDNRLLCPVPRSLKRQELGLGEPLPFVGEDQWNGYELSWLNPKGKPVVALLQLRIPCHSPNLIESKSLKLYLNSYNQTPFATEVAVAEQLRADLSAVAGAEVAVALSRPDDLELWQIVPLPGQSLDDLDITVDRYQVDSDLLYCLPDAPEVEERLYSHLLKSNCLITSQPDWASLWLHYRGPAIDHAALLRYLISFRRHNEFHEQCVERIFSDVLRRCRPVQLSVYARYTRRGGLDINPWRSTHTPQAPNWRLARQ